A single genomic interval of Streptomyces sp. NBC_00663 harbors:
- a CDS encoding family 2 encapsulin nanocompartment cargo protein terpene cyclase — protein MSDPGSPGPSLPAQRPRPGAAVPDVPAPAVPNLPITEAAFGLSGVVHPPVAPPPPSPPATGTLSATPPVPAFQRVLGGPTGLGTTSLSLAASPPPTDTPSPPPPATSVRAAEPPATATPTESDLQRVVLGGPTGLGTASLSLAHPPLRLPAEPVAALPAPAPPAEGQAVPGLYHHPVPEPDPERVEEVSRRIKRWAEDEVQLYPEEWEGQFDGFSVGRYMVGCHPDAPTVDHLMIATRLMVAENAVDDCYCEDHGGSPVGLGGRLLLAHTALDPLHTTPEYGPAWQESLGSDPPRRAYRSAMDHFVRMASPSQTDRYRHDMARLHLGYLAEAAWAETDHVPEVWEYLAMRQFNNFRPCPTITDTIGGYELPADLHARPEMQRVIALAGNATTIVNDLYSYTKELASPGRHLNLPVVIAEREQLSERDAYLKAVEVHNELMHAFEAAAADLAAACPLPPVVRFLKGVAAWVDGNHDWHRTNTFRYSLPAFW, from the coding sequence ATGTCCGATCCCGGGTCCCCCGGACCCTCCCTGCCTGCCCAACGACCAAGGCCGGGCGCCGCCGTACCGGACGTCCCCGCGCCGGCGGTCCCCAATCTTCCCATCACCGAGGCCGCCTTCGGCCTCTCGGGGGTGGTGCATCCGCCGGTCGCTCCCCCGCCGCCCTCACCGCCGGCCACCGGCACGCTGTCCGCCACGCCTCCCGTACCGGCGTTTCAGCGGGTCCTGGGCGGACCGACCGGCCTTGGCACGACCTCGCTGTCCCTGGCCGCCAGTCCGCCACCGACCGACACACCGTCACCGCCTCCACCGGCCACTTCGGTCAGGGCGGCCGAACCTCCCGCGACCGCGACCCCGACCGAGTCGGACCTCCAGCGAGTGGTCCTGGGCGGACCGACCGGGCTTGGCACAGCCTCCCTGTCCCTGGCCCACCCGCCGCTTCGCCTGCCCGCGGAACCCGTCGCCGCGCTCCCGGCCCCGGCACCACCCGCCGAAGGCCAGGCCGTACCGGGCCTGTACCACCACCCCGTCCCGGAGCCCGACCCGGAGCGAGTCGAGGAGGTGAGCCGTCGGATCAAACGCTGGGCGGAGGACGAGGTCCAGCTCTACCCCGAGGAATGGGAAGGCCAGTTCGACGGCTTCTCCGTGGGGCGGTACATGGTCGGCTGCCACCCCGACGCCCCCACGGTCGATCACCTGATGATCGCCACCCGGCTGATGGTCGCCGAGAACGCCGTCGACGACTGCTACTGCGAGGACCACGGCGGCTCGCCCGTGGGTCTCGGCGGACGTCTCCTCCTCGCGCACACCGCGCTCGACCCTCTCCACACGACCCCTGAATACGGGCCCGCGTGGCAGGAGTCGCTCGGCTCGGACCCGCCGCGGCGCGCCTACCGCAGCGCGATGGACCACTTCGTCCGCATGGCCTCGCCCTCCCAGACCGACCGCTACCGCCACGACATGGCCCGGCTGCACCTGGGCTACCTGGCCGAGGCGGCCTGGGCCGAAACCGATCATGTCCCCGAGGTGTGGGAGTACCTGGCGATGCGCCAGTTCAACAACTTCCGCCCCTGCCCCACCATCACCGACACCATCGGAGGCTACGAGCTCCCAGCGGACCTGCACGCCCGGCCGGAGATGCAACGGGTCATCGCCCTGGCCGGCAACGCGACCACCATCGTCAACGACCTGTACTCCTACACCAAGGAACTCGCCAGCCCCGGCAGACATCTGAACCTGCCCGTGGTGATCGCCGAACGCGAGCAGCTCTCGGAGCGCGACGCCTATCTCAAGGCGGTCGAGGTCCACAACGAGCTCATGCACGCCTTCGAGGCGGCGGCGGCCGACCTGGCCGCGGCCTGCCCCCTGCCCCCCGTGGTGCGCTTCCTCAAGGGCGTGGCCGCGTGGGTCGACGGCAACCACGACTGGCACCGCACCAACACCTTCCGCTACAGCCTGCCCGCCTTCTGGTAA
- a CDS encoding family 2B encapsulin nanocompartment shell protein has product MTVDSSPETQAAPAVPQQSLSTAAARNLTHTTKSAPQMQEITSRWLLRMLPWVETKGGAYRVNRRLRHTVGDGRIEFVQEGSTVRVIPRELGELAVLRGFEDLDALTALAERCTQRDFAVGEVIVERGSPADRIHLIAHGRVSQSGEGKYGGEISLAVLADGDRFGEDALLNSEARYTYTATAETSGTLLTLSRADFTAVKDSAPGLQAHVSEFVSATRRRQNKHGEAEIAMSAGHVGEVDVPNAFVDYELKPREYELSVAQTVLRIHTRVADLYNGPMNQTEEQLRLTIEALRERQEHELVNNPEFGLLHNADFKQRIQTHSGPPTPDDMDDLLCRRRGTKFFLAHPRTIAAIGRGFNACGLYPDHVDVGGQSVPAWRGVPILPCNKIPISKEQTSSIIAMRTGEKNQGVIGLWQTGLPDEVEPGLSARFMGINEQAVMSYLVSTYYSAAVLVPDALGVMENVQIARGRD; this is encoded by the coding sequence ATGACCGTGGACAGCAGCCCGGAAACCCAGGCCGCACCAGCAGTGCCGCAGCAGTCCCTGAGCACCGCCGCCGCACGCAACCTCACCCATACCACGAAGTCCGCCCCGCAGATGCAGGAGATCACCTCCCGCTGGTTGCTGCGGATGCTGCCCTGGGTCGAGACCAAGGGAGGCGCCTACCGGGTCAACCGCCGGTTGCGGCACACCGTCGGCGACGGGCGCATCGAGTTCGTACAGGAGGGTTCCACCGTCCGTGTGATCCCGCGCGAACTGGGTGAACTGGCCGTGCTGCGAGGCTTCGAGGACCTGGACGCCCTCACCGCCCTCGCCGAGCGCTGCACCCAACGGGACTTCGCCGTCGGCGAGGTCATCGTCGAGCGCGGCAGCCCGGCGGACCGGATCCATCTGATCGCCCACGGGCGCGTCAGTCAGTCCGGGGAGGGCAAGTACGGCGGGGAGATCTCCCTCGCGGTGCTCGCGGACGGCGACCGCTTCGGTGAGGACGCCCTCCTCAACTCCGAGGCCCGCTACACGTACACGGCCACCGCCGAGACGTCGGGCACGCTGCTGACCCTCTCCCGCGCCGACTTCACCGCCGTGAAGGACTCCGCGCCCGGTCTTCAGGCCCACGTCAGCGAGTTCGTCTCCGCCACCCGGCGTCGGCAGAACAAGCACGGCGAGGCCGAGATCGCCATGTCGGCCGGTCATGTCGGCGAGGTCGACGTGCCGAACGCCTTCGTCGACTACGAGCTGAAGCCACGGGAGTACGAACTCTCCGTCGCGCAGACCGTGCTGCGGATCCACACCCGGGTCGCCGACCTCTACAACGGGCCGATGAACCAGACCGAGGAACAACTCCGGCTGACCATCGAGGCGTTGCGCGAGCGCCAGGAGCACGAGCTGGTCAACAACCCCGAGTTCGGGCTGCTGCACAACGCCGACTTCAAGCAGCGCATCCAGACCCACTCCGGCCCGCCGACCCCGGACGACATGGACGATCTGCTCTGTCGTCGCCGCGGCACCAAGTTCTTCCTGGCCCATCCGAGGACCATCGCCGCGATCGGACGCGGTTTCAACGCCTGCGGGCTCTACCCGGACCACGTCGACGTCGGCGGACAGTCCGTCCCCGCCTGGCGCGGCGTCCCGATCCTGCCCTGCAACAAGATCCCGATCAGCAAGGAGCAGACCAGCTCCATCATCGCGATGCGCACGGGCGAGAAGAACCAAGGTGTCATCGGCCTGTGGCAGACAGGTCTGCCGGACGAGGTCGAGCCGGGGCTCTCGGCGCGGTTCATGGGCATCAACGAGCAGGCGGTCATGTCCTACCTCGTCAGCACGTACTACTCCGCCGCGGTGCTCGTACCCGACGCGCTCGGCGTGATGGAGAACGTGCAGATCGCCCGCGGACGCGACTGA
- a CDS encoding ABC transporter ATP-binding protein, whose product MGTTDMRAPAPGRSAVVLALRRYGQELLRLRRLALPALLLPALGNIGTRYVAPLLIAKLAGQAVDGGLTLRAALPYVLGFGVTLLLAEAVWRVGQHCLNRVDALGMEHLYVSGMDELLAKDAAFFHDNFAGSLTKRVLSYGKRFEDFVDTLTYRIVGSLVPLLFGAVVLWSYEPMLVVGLLAMIALTVAAATPLIRRRQRLVNDREAALARVSGHVSDSLMNMETIRAFAAERREAEEHRSRVADSRRLTLRSWDYGNLRVDTLIAPLSVLTNVLGLLLAIALGGPGQGVEEVVVAFTYYSNATQIMFEFNQIYRRLESSMTEAAQFTELVLHPPTVLDPAEPEPLAPRDTGVRFETVTFAHAGAKPIFEGLDLDVPAGARIGLVGRSGGGKTTLTRLLLRMSDIDDGRILIGGQDITRLRQTDLRSLIAYVPQEPAMFHRSLRDNIAFARPGATDDEIRAAAEAAHVTEFADQLPDGFATLVGERGVKLSGGQRQRVALARAILRDAPVLLLDEATSALDSESEILVQDALWRLMDGRTALVVAHRLSTVAGMDRLVVLDRGSVVEQGSHEELLAAHGAYAKLWQHQSGGFLGESAESDPEDTVPGAGLGGMPGQPGPTPAGDGRTPTPARTSTGS is encoded by the coding sequence ATGGGGACAACAGACATGCGAGCACCGGCGCCGGGCAGGAGCGCGGTCGTTCTGGCACTGCGCCGCTACGGCCAAGAACTGCTGAGACTTCGACGACTGGCCCTGCCCGCGCTGCTGTTGCCGGCCCTCGGCAACATCGGCACCCGTTACGTCGCGCCCCTGCTCATCGCCAAACTGGCGGGACAGGCCGTCGACGGCGGTCTCACCCTCCGCGCGGCGCTGCCGTACGTGCTGGGCTTCGGCGTGACGCTGCTGCTCGCCGAGGCCGTGTGGCGGGTCGGACAGCACTGTCTGAACCGCGTGGACGCCCTCGGCATGGAGCACCTGTACGTGAGCGGCATGGACGAACTCCTCGCCAAGGACGCGGCGTTCTTCCACGACAACTTCGCCGGCTCTCTGACCAAACGGGTGCTGAGCTACGGCAAGCGCTTCGAGGACTTCGTCGACACGCTGACGTACCGGATCGTGGGCAGCCTGGTCCCCCTCCTGTTCGGCGCCGTGGTGCTGTGGAGCTACGAACCGATGCTCGTCGTCGGCCTCTTGGCGATGATCGCGCTGACCGTGGCGGCCGCGACACCGCTGATCCGGCGCAGGCAACGGCTCGTCAACGACCGTGAGGCAGCGCTCGCGCGGGTCTCCGGCCATGTCTCCGACAGTCTCATGAACATGGAGACCATCCGGGCGTTCGCGGCCGAACGCCGGGAGGCCGAGGAGCACCGCAGCCGGGTCGCGGACTCCCGGCGCCTGACGCTGAGGTCGTGGGACTACGGCAATCTGCGCGTCGACACCCTCATCGCCCCGCTGTCCGTGCTGACCAACGTGCTCGGCCTGCTCCTCGCCATCGCCCTCGGCGGCCCGGGCCAGGGGGTCGAGGAGGTCGTCGTCGCCTTCACGTACTACTCCAACGCGACCCAGATCATGTTCGAGTTCAACCAGATCTACCGACGGCTGGAGAGCTCGATGACCGAGGCCGCGCAGTTCACCGAGCTGGTGCTGCATCCGCCCACGGTGCTCGACCCGGCGGAACCCGAACCGCTCGCACCGCGCGACACCGGTGTCCGGTTCGAGACGGTGACCTTCGCCCACGCGGGCGCGAAGCCGATCTTCGAAGGACTCGACCTGGACGTGCCCGCGGGCGCCCGGATCGGCCTGGTCGGCAGGTCCGGTGGTGGCAAGACCACACTCACCCGGCTCCTGCTGCGGATGTCGGACATCGACGACGGACGCATCCTGATCGGCGGGCAGGACATCACCCGGCTGCGCCAGACCGACCTTCGCTCACTGATCGCGTACGTCCCGCAGGAACCCGCCATGTTCCACCGCAGCCTGCGGGACAACATCGCCTTCGCCCGGCCCGGCGCCACCGACGACGAGATCCGCGCCGCGGCCGAGGCCGCGCACGTCACGGAGTTCGCCGACCAACTCCCCGACGGCTTCGCGACCTTGGTGGGAGAGCGCGGAGTGAAACTCTCCGGCGGCCAGCGCCAGCGCGTCGCCCTCGCCCGGGCCATCCTCCGTGACGCCCCCGTCCTGCTGCTCGACGAGGCGACCAGCGCACTGGACTCCGAGAGCGAGATCCTCGTCCAGGACGCCCTGTGGCGGCTGATGGACGGACGCACGGCCCTCGTGGTCGCCCACCGACTGAGCACCGTCGCCGGCATGGACCGCCTGGTCGTCCTCGACCGGGGAAGCGTCGTCGAACAGGGCTCCCACGAGGAACTGCTCGCGGCGCACGGCGCCTACGCCAAGCTCTGGCAGCACCAGTCGGGCGGCTTCCTCGGCGAGAGCGCGGAGTCGGACCCCGAGGACACGGTCCCCGGGGCGGGCCTCGGCGGTATGCCGGGACAGCCCGGCCCGACGCCGGCCGGGGACGGCAGAACGCCGACGCCCGCTCGTACGAGCACCGGGTCCTGA
- a CDS encoding M23 family metallopeptidase produces MRVTRHGDVLVDMDHESGTTRRRALGLTAALLAGGTIAGRIPDEPPAPDAPPAREDALGPEDVLAPGTGQETDGACAEFVDWDYEAALAEILEPGPDQRQEDRDLAETDALSRPRWARPLRRSYKVTARYRLRGPWLAGHHTGIDLAAPQGTPAYAVGSGVVVLARRSGAYGKAVTMRLPDGSYALYAHLSRIQVREGQRVTPGQRIGLTGATGRATGPHLHFEVRARRHYGTDIDPVRYMAGRGIRIT; encoded by the coding sequence ATGCGAGTCACGCGCCACGGCGATGTGCTCGTGGACATGGACCACGAATCCGGAACGACCCGTCGCCGGGCCCTCGGCCTGACGGCGGCACTGCTCGCCGGCGGCACGATCGCCGGCCGAATACCCGACGAGCCTCCCGCTCCCGACGCACCTCCCGCCCGCGAGGACGCCCTCGGCCCCGAGGACGTACTCGCCCCCGGGACCGGCCAGGAAACAGACGGCGCCTGTGCGGAGTTCGTCGACTGGGACTACGAGGCCGCGCTCGCCGAAATCCTCGAACCGGGCCCCGACCAACGCCAGGAGGACCGCGACCTGGCCGAGACCGACGCGCTGTCCCGGCCCCGCTGGGCCCGGCCCCTGCGCCGCAGTTACAAGGTCACCGCCCGCTACCGTCTCCGCGGTCCCTGGCTCGCCGGCCACCACACCGGCATCGACCTCGCCGCTCCCCAAGGCACCCCCGCCTACGCCGTCGGTTCCGGCGTCGTCGTCCTCGCCCGCCGCTCGGGGGCGTACGGCAAGGCCGTCACCATGCGGCTGCCGGACGGCAGTTACGCCCTGTACGCCCACCTCTCCCGCATCCAGGTGCGCGAGGGCCAGCGCGTCACCCCCGGCCAGCGCATCGGACTCACCGGCGCCACGGGCCGCGCGACGGGCCCGCACCTCCACTTCGAGGTACGCGCCCGCCGCCACTACGGCACGGACATCGACCCCGTGCGGTACATGGCGGGGCGCGGGATCCGCATCACATGA
- a CDS encoding bile acid:sodium symporter family protein, whose amino-acid sequence MKIVQRGLLWLMLACYLLAGVFPAPGERVRGLTLPISVGGKALTVSMVLLAVMLFNAGLGVRVADLRGVVSRPVRLMLGVAANALLPLLVVPVVALGLRAWPDAAEAEGLVVGLMLVLAMPIAGGAASWGQNAGANVPLAVAMVIGSTLLSPLTIPLGMRVTGLLVGPDGAGALNDTNTVDLIARTGAGFFALVSVVLPCLVGIAIRAALGEDRARRVLPAVKAANVLNILLLCYLNAAGALGQALAHPDPDLLVLALGLSGAVCCLAFACGRWMSRWTGGDRPDQISLTFATGMNNSSAAAVLAAGWFSHRPEVLLPILSYSLLQKVVAGAAGKPPRPGGRFSLGRPGARSRRAAHQH is encoded by the coding sequence GTGAAGATCGTGCAGCGCGGGCTGCTGTGGCTGATGCTCGCCTGCTACCTGTTGGCCGGCGTGTTCCCGGCGCCCGGGGAGAGGGTGCGCGGGCTGACGCTGCCGATCTCTGTGGGCGGTAAGGCGCTGACGGTGTCGATGGTGTTGTTGGCGGTGATGCTGTTCAACGCCGGGCTGGGGGTGCGGGTCGCCGATCTGCGGGGTGTGGTGTCACGGCCGGTGCGGCTGATGCTCGGCGTCGCCGCCAACGCTCTGCTTCCCCTGCTGGTGGTTCCGGTCGTCGCGCTCGGCCTGCGTGCTTGGCCCGACGCGGCGGAGGCGGAGGGCCTGGTGGTCGGGCTGATGCTGGTGCTGGCGATGCCGATCGCGGGCGGTGCCGCTTCCTGGGGGCAGAACGCGGGCGCCAACGTCCCCTTGGCCGTGGCCATGGTGATCGGCTCCACGCTGCTGAGCCCGCTCACCATCCCGCTGGGGATGCGGGTGACCGGCCTTCTGGTCGGTCCCGACGGTGCCGGTGCCCTGAACGACACGAACACGGTCGACCTCATCGCCCGGACCGGGGCCGGATTCTTCGCCCTGGTGTCGGTGGTGCTGCCGTGCCTCGTCGGCATCGCCATACGGGCCGCGCTCGGCGAGGACCGTGCGCGCCGTGTCCTGCCGGCGGTCAAAGCCGCCAACGTGCTGAACATCCTGCTGCTCTGCTACCTCAACGCGGCCGGTGCCCTCGGGCAGGCCCTCGCGCACCCTGACCCGGACCTGCTGGTGCTCGCCCTCGGGCTGTCCGGCGCGGTGTGCTGCCTGGCCTTCGCCTGCGGCCGGTGGATGTCCCGCTGGACGGGCGGCGACCGGCCCGACCAGATCTCCCTCACCTTCGCGACCGGCATGAACAACAGCAGCGCCGCGGCCGTGCTGGCCGCCGGGTGGTTCTCCCACCGCCCCGAGGTACTGCTGCCGATCCTCTCCTACAGCCTGTTGCAGAAGGTCGTCGCAGGGGCGGCGGGGAAGCCGCCCCGCCCCGGGGGGAGGTTCTCCCTCGGCAGGCCCGGCGCCCGGTCCCGCCGCGCCGCACATCAGCACTGA
- a CDS encoding type B 50S ribosomal protein L31, whose translation MRTGIHPISRPVVFRDRAAGFRMLTRSTLDAQDTVEWEDGVTYPVVDVDVSSASHPFYTGTTRIMDTAGRVERFERRYGRSAAARP comes from the coding sequence ATGAGGACCGGAATCCACCCGATCTCCCGCCCGGTCGTCTTCCGCGACCGCGCGGCAGGGTTCCGTATGCTCACCCGCTCCACCCTCGACGCCCAGGACACCGTCGAGTGGGAGGACGGCGTCACCTACCCGGTGGTCGACGTGGACGTCTCGTCCGCGAGCCACCCGTTCTACACCGGCACCACGCGGATCATGGACACCGCGGGCCGGGTGGAGCGTTTCGAGCGGCGCTACGGCCGTAGCGCCGCCGCCCGCCCCTGA
- the ykgO gene encoding type B 50S ribosomal protein L36, which translates to MKVRKSLRSLKARPGAQVVRRRGVTFVINKKDPRFKARQG; encoded by the coding sequence GTGAAGGTGCGCAAGTCCCTCCGCTCGCTGAAGGCCAGGCCCGGAGCGCAGGTGGTCCGCCGGCGCGGCGTGACCTTCGTGATCAACAAGAAGGACCCCCGCTTCAAGGCCCGCCAGGGCTGA
- a CDS encoding MBL fold metallo-hydrolase, with protein sequence MDAIEVRPGLRMLRFPVGAAYLWRDGDELTLIDTGTADCAARIEGVLDGELRRIVLTHWHEDHTGSAAALAARHGAEVLAHRSDAPVIQGEVAGPPPVLEAFEVPIRASLPPLPPAPPCRVDREVEDGDVLEFGGGAVVVAVPGHTDGSIALHLPGPGVLFTGDAVANVGRTMLGVFNTDRVRAVASLRRLAELDVDTAVFGHGDPIVHGAATALRGAAAAATSPSDSV encoded by the coding sequence ATGGATGCGATCGAGGTACGGCCGGGCCTGCGCATGCTCCGCTTCCCGGTGGGGGCGGCCTATCTGTGGCGGGACGGCGACGAGTTGACGCTGATCGACACCGGGACGGCGGATTGTGCCGCGCGGATCGAGGGGGTGCTCGACGGCGAGTTGCGGCGCATCGTGCTGACGCACTGGCACGAGGACCATACGGGCTCCGCCGCCGCACTCGCCGCCCGGCACGGGGCGGAGGTGCTGGCGCATCGCTCGGACGCGCCCGTGATCCAAGGGGAGGTCGCCGGGCCGCCCCCCGTACTGGAAGCGTTCGAGGTGCCGATCCGGGCGTCGCTTCCGCCCCTGCCACCGGCACCGCCGTGTCGGGTGGACCGGGAGGTGGAGGACGGTGACGTGCTGGAGTTCGGCGGCGGCGCGGTGGTCGTCGCGGTGCCCGGGCACACGGACGGGTCGATCGCACTCCATCTGCCCGGACCGGGCGTGCTGTTCACCGGTGACGCGGTGGCCAACGTCGGCCGTACCATGCTGGGCGTCTTCAACACCGACCGCGTCCGCGCCGTCGCATCACTGCGCAGGCTGGCCGAACTGGACGTCGACACAGCGGTCTTCGGCCACGGCGACCCGATCGTCCACGGCGCGGCGACCGCCCTGCGCGGAGCGGCGGCGGCGGCGACCAGCCCTTCCGACTCCGTATGA
- a CDS encoding CYTH and CHAD domain-containing protein, protein MTSSQRETERKYEAPSADDTSWLPDLAGVAAIESVVEQGIDELDAVYFDTQDLRLAGASATLRRRTGGVDAGWHLKLPLSGDSREEVRAPLSDTLPDTLSDLALSRTRGAELTPVVRIRSTRDTRGLVDGDGTVLAELTVDRVRAESLRGLTTLAVWTEMEVELAQDTDPSLLDAVDKTLHKKGIDRAGSPSKLARALEETGVGAPRLPDDRVETVVPGSAGDEVLRYLDEQVNALVSLDPAVRRDLPDSVHKMRVTCRRLRSTLRSYRSVLDREVTDPIRDDLKWLGGELGAERDQEVLMERLASRIGAAPRELVLGPVAAHLQAWNVANTSAARQRTLDALRTSRYLALLNALAALTEHPPLRRKAARKPEKVLVKAILKEYERLAGRVTHALELSPGTERDTALHEARKAAKKTRYATEPARAALGKPAKRLGKRVKAVQKVLGDHQDSVVARDALRGLAVTAHTAGEAGFTWGLLYGQEQAVAAERERELPAAWADASKPGLRKALGH, encoded by the coding sequence ATGACCTCCTCGCAGCGTGAGACAGAGCGAAAGTACGAGGCTCCTTCGGCCGACGACACCTCGTGGCTCCCGGACCTCGCCGGCGTGGCCGCCATCGAGTCGGTCGTGGAACAGGGCATCGACGAGCTGGACGCCGTGTACTTCGACACGCAGGACCTGCGCCTGGCGGGCGCCTCGGCCACCTTGCGGCGCAGGACGGGCGGTGTCGATGCCGGATGGCACCTGAAGCTGCCCCTGTCGGGCGACAGCCGGGAAGAGGTGCGGGCCCCCCTGTCCGACACCCTTCCGGACACGCTGAGTGACCTGGCTCTGTCCCGCACCCGAGGGGCGGAGCTGACGCCGGTCGTGCGGATCCGCTCCACCCGGGACACCCGCGGCCTCGTCGACGGCGACGGCACGGTCCTGGCCGAGTTGACCGTCGACAGGGTCCGGGCCGAGTCCCTGCGCGGTCTGACCACGCTGGCCGTGTGGACCGAGATGGAGGTCGAGCTCGCACAGGACACGGATCCCTCGCTGCTCGACGCCGTGGACAAGACGCTGCACAAGAAGGGCATCGACCGCGCGGGCAGTCCGTCCAAGCTGGCCCGTGCCCTGGAGGAGACGGGAGTGGGCGCGCCGCGCCTGCCGGACGACCGTGTCGAGACCGTCGTGCCCGGCTCGGCCGGTGACGAGGTGCTCCGGTACCTGGACGAGCAGGTGAACGCCCTGGTGAGCCTCGACCCCGCGGTCCGCCGCGACCTGCCCGACTCGGTGCACAAGATGCGGGTCACCTGCCGCCGGCTGCGCAGCACCCTGCGTTCCTACCGCTCGGTACTGGACCGTGAGGTCACCGACCCGATCCGCGACGACCTCAAGTGGCTGGGCGGCGAGCTGGGAGCGGAGCGTGACCAGGAGGTCCTCATGGAACGGCTCGCTTCCCGCATCGGGGCCGCGCCGCGCGAGCTGGTCCTCGGCCCCGTCGCCGCCCACCTGCAAGCGTGGAACGTCGCCAACACCTCCGCGGCGCGCCAACGCACCCTCGATGCCCTGCGCACCTCCCGCTACCTGGCCCTGCTGAACGCGCTGGCGGCGCTCACGGAGCATCCGCCCCTGCGTCGCAAGGCCGCCCGCAAGCCCGAGAAGGTACTGGTCAAGGCGATCCTCAAGGAGTACGAGCGGCTGGCGGGCCGAGTGACACACGCGCTGGAACTCTCCCCGGGAACGGAACGTGACACGGCCCTGCACGAAGCCCGTAAGGCGGCCAAGAAGACGCGCTACGCCACCGAACCGGCACGTGCCGCGCTCGGCAAGCCCGCCAAGCGGCTCGGGAAGCGTGTGAAGGCCGTACAGAAGGTGCTCGGTGATCACCAGGACAGCGTCGTGGCACGGGACGCCTTGCGGGGTCTGGCCGTGACGGCGCACACCGCGGGTGAGGCCGGCTTCACCTGGGGGCTGCTGTACGGCCAGGAGCAGGCCGTGGCCGCGGAGCGGGAACGGGAGCTGCCGGCGGCATGGGCCGATGCGTCGAAGCCGGGCCTGCGCAAGGCGCTCGGCCACTGA
- a CDS encoding VOC family protein, protein MLGTDFRTGSPNWIDLGSPDIDTAAAFYGAVFEWRFISAGPEAGGYGFFQKGAKIVGALGPLMEEGAKSAWTTYFQSDDIQTTARDVLAGGGTVRAEPVDVMGEGWMGQFTDPQGAEFAAWQPARTKGLETASEDNTLVWVELHVGDPEAAIRFYQGLFGWRSQEMQAPGMTYRVLSIKDGDQQEGSFGGVAQLQDGGEDTRWIPYFAVADADAIETKARENGGSVLMSATDVPDVGRIAWLADPGQAVFAVLKPNPRQA, encoded by the coding sequence ATGCTCGGCACCGACTTCCGCACCGGATCACCCAACTGGATCGACCTCGGCAGCCCTGACATCGACACGGCCGCCGCCTTCTACGGGGCCGTCTTCGAGTGGCGGTTCATTTCCGCCGGGCCGGAGGCGGGCGGGTACGGGTTCTTCCAGAAGGGCGCGAAGATCGTCGGCGCCCTCGGCCCGCTGATGGAGGAGGGCGCCAAGTCGGCCTGGACGACGTACTTCCAGAGCGACGACATCCAGACCACCGCTCGCGATGTGCTCGCAGGCGGCGGCACGGTGCGTGCCGAGCCCGTGGACGTCATGGGCGAGGGCTGGATGGGCCAGTTCACCGACCCGCAGGGCGCGGAATTCGCCGCATGGCAGCCGGCGCGGACGAAGGGCCTGGAGACGGCTTCGGAGGACAACACCCTTGTGTGGGTGGAACTGCACGTCGGCGACCCGGAGGCGGCGATCCGCTTCTATCAGGGGCTGTTCGGCTGGCGTTCGCAGGAGATGCAGGCTCCCGGGATGACGTACCGGGTGCTCAGCATCAAGGACGGCGACCAGCAGGAGGGCTCCTTCGGCGGTGTGGCCCAACTCCAGGACGGCGGGGAGGACACGCGCTGGATCCCGTACTTCGCCGTGGCCGACGCCGACGCCATCGAGACGAAGGCGCGGGAGAACGGCGGTTCGGTGCTGATGTCGGCCACGGACGTGCCGGACGTCGGGCGGATCGCCTGGCTGGCCGACCCGGGCCAGGCGGTGTTCGCCGTACTGAAGCCGAATCCGCGCCAGGCATGA
- a CDS encoding NfeD family protein: MPWFVWLLLGAALGVAEFFTLTLVLGLFAGAALVAAVVAGVGVGTLGQIVALGVTAAAGLLIARPVALRYMAEPPLMRDGSDALIGRRAEVVQEVTATRGLVKLGGEEWTARALDESHVIPVGALVDVMEIQGATAIVYPRELLP; encoded by the coding sequence ATGCCATGGTTCGTATGGCTGCTCCTTGGCGCGGCGCTGGGCGTCGCGGAGTTCTTCACCCTGACATTGGTCCTCGGCCTGTTCGCGGGCGCGGCGTTGGTCGCCGCCGTGGTCGCCGGTGTGGGCGTCGGGACCCTCGGACAAATCGTTGCGCTCGGCGTGACCGCGGCGGCGGGCCTGCTCATCGCCCGTCCTGTCGCACTGCGGTACATGGCGGAGCCACCGCTGATGCGCGACGGCAGCGACGCGCTGATCGGCAGACGTGCCGAGGTCGTGCAGGAGGTCACCGCGACCCGCGGCCTGGTCAAACTCGGCGGCGAGGAGTGGACCGCCCGGGCCCTCGACGAGAGCCATGTGATCCCGGTGGGTGCCCTGGTGGACGTCATGGAGATCCAGGGCGCCACCGCCATCGTCTATCCCCGCGAGCTTCTTCCCTGA